The Microtus ochrogaster isolate Prairie Vole_2 unplaced genomic scaffold, MicOch1.0 UNK57, whole genome shotgun sequence genome includes a window with the following:
- the Nap1l2 gene encoding nucleosome assembly protein 1-like 2, translating to MAESADHKELSESNQEELGSQVMAEGQGECQDSSEGASAEHGEGGERGEESTAAGIGEEGKGDEAAAGSGEGAAKCGDADENSDADRPKGLIGYLLDTDFVESLPVKVKYRVLALKKLQTRAAHLESKFLREFHDIERKFAEMYQPLLEKRRQIINAVYEPTEEECAYQSDCEDYFEEAMDEEEDTNGNEEGMVHEYVDEDDGYEDCYYDYDDDDDEEEEDESTGATGGEESNEEDPKGIPDFWLTVLKNVEALTPLIKKYDEPILKLLTDIKVKLSEPGEPLSFTLEFHFKPNEYFKNVVLTKTYVLKSKLSCYDPHPYRGTAIEYATGCDIDWNEGKNVTLRTIKKKQRHRIWGTVRTVTEDFPKESFFNFFSPHGINLNGGDENDDFLLGHNLRTYIIPRSVLFFSGDALESQQEGVVREVNDEIYDKIIYDDWMAAIEEVKACCKNLEALVEDIDR from the coding sequence ATGGCCGAGTCAGCCGATCATAAGGAACTGTCTGAATCCAACCAGGAAGAGCTTGGTAGCCAGGTAATGGCGGAGGGGCAGGGGGAATGTCAGGACAGCAGTGAAGGTGCCTCTGCTGAGCATGGAGAAGGCGGGGAACGCGGTGAAGAATCCACTGCTGCTGGAATCGGGGAAGAGGGAAAAGGTGACGAAGCTGCTGCAGGGTCCGGGGAAGGTGCGGCGAAATGCGGGGATGCTGATGAGAACTCTGACGCAGATCGTCCAAAAGGACTTATCGGTTATCTTTTAGATACCGATTTTGTTGAAAGTCTCCCGGTGAAAGTTAAGTACCGTGTGTTAGCTCTTAAAAAGCTTCAAACAAGAGCTGCCCATTTGGAATCCAAATTCCTGAGGGAATTTCATGACATTGAAAGGAAGTTCGCTGAAATGTATCAACCTTTACTTGAAAAAAGACGTCAGATCATCAATGCAGTCTATGAACCCACAGAAGAGGAATGTGCCTATCAATCAGACTGTGAGGACTATTTTGAGGAGGCGATGGATGAGGAGGAAGATACTAACGGCAATGAAGAGGGCATGGTGCATGAATATGTGGATGAAGATGATGGTTATGAGGACTGTTATTATGACTatgatgacgacgacgacgaggaggaggaagatgagagcaCCGGGGCCACCGGAGGAGAAGAGAGCAACGAAGAGGATCCTAAGGGGATTCCGGACTTTTGGTTGACTGTTTTAAAAAACGTTGAAGCACTCACTCCTTTGATTAAGAAGTATGACGAGCCTATTCTGAAGCTGCTGACAGATATTAAAGTGAAGCTTTCGGAACCCGGGGAGCCGCTCAGCTTCACACTCGAATTTCACTTCAAACCCAATGAATATTTCAAGAATGTGGTGTTGACAAAGACTTATGTCCTTAAGTCAAAGCTTTCATGCTATGATCCTCATCCCTACAGGGGAACTGCCATTGAGTATGCCACCGGCTGCGACATAGAttggaatgaaggaaagaatgtCACTTTGAGGACCatcaagaagaaacagagacatcGCATCTGGGGCACAGTCCGAACTGTGACCGAAGATTTTCCGAAGGAATcgttcttcaatttcttctctcctcatgggatcaacttaaatggaggggatgaaaatgatgattttttaCTTGGTCATAATTTACGTACTTACATAATTCCAAGATCAGTGTTATTTTTCTCAGGTGATGCACTTGAATCTCAGCAGGAGGGTGTAGTTAGGGAAGTAAATGATGAAATTTATGACAAAATTATTTATGATGATTGGATGGCTGCAATTGAGGAGGTTAAAGCTTGTTGCAAAAATCTCGAGGCATTGGTAGAAGACATTGATCGCTAA